In Panacibacter ginsenosidivorans, the following proteins share a genomic window:
- the trpB gene encoding tryptophan synthase subunit beta, whose product MINITTPLNKGTYKQPNIFGYYGNFGGAYIPEMLHRNVEELRTRYLEIMYDDAFQKEFKDLLHDYVGRPTPLYLAKRLSKLHNTNIYLKREDLNHTGAHKINNTVGQILLALKLGKKRIIAETGAGQHGVATATVCALKGIECVVYMGSKDIERQAPNVARMKMLGAKVVPATSGSQTLKDATNEAIRAWINDPLDTHYIIGSVVGPHPYPDMVARFQSIISEETRWQLKEKTGTELPTHVMACVGGGSNAAGMFYHYLDELSVQLVAVEAAGHGVNSGMSAATTQLGKPGILHGSKSLVMQTEDGQVVEPHSISAGLDYPGVGPLHAHLYESGRGTFLSATDDESLKAAFELAKLEGIIPALESAHALAALHQMKFKQSDVVVVCLSGRGDKDLATYMKAMDIKE is encoded by the coding sequence ATGATAAACATAACAACACCGCTGAATAAAGGCACATATAAGCAACCAAATATTTTTGGTTACTACGGAAATTTTGGTGGTGCATATATTCCGGAAATGCTGCATCGCAATGTGGAAGAGTTACGCACAAGATACCTGGAGATAATGTATGATGATGCGTTTCAAAAAGAGTTTAAAGATTTGCTGCATGATTATGTGGGCAGACCAACGCCGCTCTACCTGGCAAAGCGTTTGAGCAAATTGCACAACACAAATATATATCTGAAACGTGAAGATTTGAATCATACCGGTGCGCATAAAATCAATAATACCGTCGGGCAAATTTTGCTTGCGTTAAAGCTTGGCAAGAAACGCATTATTGCAGAAACAGGTGCCGGTCAGCATGGTGTGGCAACAGCAACGGTGTGCGCATTGAAAGGTATTGAATGTGTTGTGTACATGGGTTCGAAAGATATTGAACGGCAGGCCCCAAATGTTGCACGCATGAAGATGCTTGGTGCAAAAGTGGTGCCTGCAACAAGTGGCAGTCAAACGCTGAAAGATGCTACCAATGAGGCTATCAGGGCATGGATCAATGATCCGCTTGATACGCATTATATCATCGGTAGCGTGGTTGGTCCGCATCCGTACCCTGATATGGTGGCGCGTTTTCAAAGCATCATCAGCGAAGAAACGCGTTGGCAGTTGAAAGAAAAAACAGGCACCGAATTACCCACGCATGTAATGGCTTGTGTTGGTGGTGGCAGCAATGCGGCGGGCATGTTCTATCATTATCTTGATGAGTTGAGTGTGCAGTTGGTGGCTGTTGAAGCGGCTGGTCATGGTGTTAACAGCGGCATGAGTGCGGCAACTACGCAGCTTGGTAAGCCCGGCATTTTGCATGGCAGTAAAAGTCTCGTTATGCAAACTGAAGATGGTCAGGTTGTGGAGCCACACAGCATTTCAGCGGGCTTGGATTATCCGGGTGTGGGTCCCTTGCATGCACATTTGTATGAGAGTGGTCGCGGCACATTCTTAAGTGCAACAGATGATGAAAGTTTGAAAGCTGCATTTGAATTGGCTAAACTTGAAGGCATTATTCCTGCATTAGAAAGTGCACATGCATTGGCAGCGTTGCATCAAATGAAATTTAAACAGAGTGATGTTGTTGTTGTTTGTTTGAGTGGCAGAGGTGATAAAGATCTGGCGACGTATATGAAAGCCATGGATATTAAAGAATAA
- the trpA gene encoding tryptophan synthase subunit alpha produces the protein MNRLEELFQRKKERVLNVYCTAGYPQLDSTIKVMKALQDNGADLIELGMPYSDPLADGPVIQASGSKALENGMSIDVLFQQLKDFRKEIYVPVILMGYMNPVLQFGFEKFCQYCADAPIDGLILPDLPEHEFETEYGEIIQRYGLDFIFLVTPETSEERIKKLDSLSRGFLYAVSSSSITGSDKDFSPVETYLERLQKMNLKNPILVGFGIKDKHTFGMACSHANGAIIGTAYIKALENTTDIERTTKIFLDSILK, from the coding sequence ATGAACAGGTTAGAAGAATTATTCCAAAGAAAAAAAGAAAGAGTACTTAACGTCTATTGCACTGCTGGCTATCCACAGTTAGACAGTACAATAAAAGTAATGAAAGCATTACAGGATAATGGTGCTGACCTTATTGAACTTGGCATGCCTTACAGTGATCCACTTGCAGACGGACCAGTGATACAAGCCAGTGGCAGCAAGGCTTTAGAGAATGGAATGAGCATTGATGTTTTATTTCAACAGCTAAAAGATTTTAGAAAAGAAATTTATGTGCCAGTTATTTTGATGGGCTACATGAACCCGGTTTTACAATTTGGCTTTGAAAAATTTTGTCAATACTGTGCCGATGCACCAATAGATGGATTAATTCTTCCTGACTTACCGGAGCATGAATTTGAAACAGAGTATGGTGAAATTATTCAGCGTTATGGATTAGATTTTATTTTTCTTGTAACGCCGGAAACATCAGAAGAACGGATAAAAAAATTAGACTCATTAAGTCGCGGTTTCTTATATGCGGTCTCCTCCTCTTCTATTACAGGAAGCGATAAAGATTTTTCACCTGTAGAAACTTACCTGGAAAGATTGCAAAAGATGAACTTAAAGAATCCAATCCTTGTTGGCTTTGGTATAAAAGATAAGCACACATTTGGTATGGCTTGCAGTCATGCAAATGGGGCAATAATAGGAACTGCATACATCAAAGCATTGGAAAATACAACAGATATTGAAAGAACAACAAAAATATTTCTTGATTCTATTTTGAAATAA
- the hisH gene encoding imidazole glycerol phosphate synthase subunit HisH yields MNLIIVKYNAGNIQSVLYALERIGAEAVVTDDHEKIKSADKVIFPGVGEASSAMRYLKERGLDVLLKSLTQPVLGVCLGMQLMCKYSEENDTKCIGIFDEEVKQFKPTDKSIKVPQIGWNNIYNLKTDLFKGLADNSYCYFVHSYYAALGAHTIATTNYVQPYSSGLHRDNFYGVQFHPEKSAQVGESILKNFIEM; encoded by the coding sequence ATGAATTTAATTATCGTAAAATATAATGCGGGCAACATTCAATCTGTTCTTTATGCATTGGAAAGAATAGGTGCAGAAGCTGTTGTTACGGATGATCATGAAAAGATAAAGTCTGCAGATAAAGTAATCTTTCCGGGAGTGGGAGAAGCCAGCAGCGCCATGCGTTATTTAAAAGAAAGGGGATTAGATGTATTACTTAAAAGCCTAACACAACCTGTACTTGGTGTTTGTCTTGGCATGCAGTTAATGTGTAAGTATTCTGAGGAAAATGATACTAAATGCATCGGAATTTTTGACGAAGAAGTAAAACAGTTCAAACCAACAGATAAATCAATTAAAGTACCGCAAATTGGTTGGAACAATATTTACAATTTGAAGACTGATCTTTTTAAAGGACTCGCAGATAACAGCTACTGTTATTTTGTACATAGCTACTATGCCGCATTGGGTGCACATACCATTGCAACGACAAATTATGTGCAGCCCTACAGTTCAGGTTTGCACAGAGATAATTTCTATGGTGTACAATTTCATCCGGAAAAAAGTGCACAGGTCGGAGAAAGCATTCTTAAAAATTTTATAGAGATGTAG
- a CDS encoding pyridoxal phosphate-dependent decarboxylase family protein — protein sequence MNAILQNDLNNISAILESVKDLSNTYLENIQGRATSKSNAEFKLSALPQTGLGYVATQQLFEEGFLDNIVASSGPRYWGFVTGGTTPAAIAGDWLAAVFDQNTQSEKGNGDVSAKLELHTIKLLLQLFELPEVFMGAFVTGATMSNFTGLAVARQWYGKQKGYDVAIEGIKSSIKIYTAVPHSSAIKSLAMLGIGSSNVIMIPTLPERECMDTKAFEYMISEHPQEPFILIASGGTVNTVDFDDMQFIASLKRKYHFWWHIDAAFGGFAACAPAYKNLLKGWELADSITVDNHKWLNVPYDSAVIFTRKEHAMLQVQTFQNSNAPYLGDPLQNFTYLNYVPENSRRFRALPAWFTLMAYGKDGHRQIVEHNISLAQQLGEALENSSYFKLAAPVRLNTVCFTIKDTNNAKEKIATLLNELNKRGKVFMTPTVYKSQFCIRAAFVNYRTTTEDVQIAITELKEVYELTK from the coding sequence ATGAATGCCATTTTACAAAACGACCTCAATAATATATCTGCAATACTTGAATCAGTAAAAGATTTGAGTAACACTTATCTTGAAAATATTCAGGGCAGGGCTACATCAAAATCAAATGCTGAATTTAAATTATCTGCATTACCACAAACAGGTTTAGGATATGTAGCAACGCAACAATTATTTGAGGAAGGGTTTCTTGACAATATTGTTGCCTCATCAGGGCCACGTTACTGGGGCTTTGTTACTGGCGGTACAACACCTGCGGCCATTGCAGGAGACTGGCTGGCTGCCGTGTTTGATCAGAATACACAAAGTGAAAAAGGCAATGGTGATGTTTCTGCAAAACTGGAACTGCATACCATCAAATTATTGTTACAATTATTTGAATTACCGGAAGTGTTTATGGGGGCATTTGTAACAGGCGCCACCATGTCAAACTTTACAGGACTGGCAGTAGCAAGGCAATGGTATGGTAAACAAAAAGGATACGATGTTGCTATAGAAGGTATCAAAAGCAGTATAAAAATTTATACTGCCGTGCCACACTCTTCTGCAATAAAATCGTTGGCAATGCTTGGTATCGGCAGCAGCAATGTTATCATGATACCAACTTTGCCTGAACGCGAATGCATGGATACAAAAGCATTTGAATACATGATCAGCGAGCATCCGCAAGAACCTTTTATTCTAATAGCAAGTGGTGGAACAGTTAACACTGTTGATTTTGATGATATGCAATTCATTGCATCATTAAAAAGGAAATACCATTTTTGGTGGCATATTGATGCAGCCTTTGGAGGGTTCGCCGCATGTGCGCCTGCATACAAAAATTTATTAAAAGGTTGGGAACTGGCAGACAGCATTACAGTTGATAATCACAAATGGTTGAACGTCCCTTATGACAGTGCAGTGATCTTTACACGCAAAGAACATGCAATGCTGCAGGTACAGACATTCCAGAATTCTAATGCGCCCTACCTTGGTGATCCGCTTCAGAACTTTACTTATTTAAATTATGTGCCGGAAAATTCAAGACGTTTCAGGGCTTTGCCTGCATGGTTTACATTAATGGCTTATGGTAAAGATGGTCACAGGCAAATCGTTGAACATAATATCAGTCTTGCACAACAACTTGGTGAAGCTTTAGAAAATTCTTCTTATTTCAAATTGGCAGCACCCGTAAGGTTGAATACCGTTTGCTTTACCATAAAAGATACAAACAATGCTAAAGAGAAGATAGCAACACTTCTAAATGAATTAAATAAACGTGGTAAAGTTTTTATGACGCCAACTGTTTACAAAAGTCAGTTTTGTATTCGTGCAGCTTTTGTTAATTACAGAACAACAACGGAAGATGTACAAATAGCTATCACTGAATTGAAAGAAGTTTATGAACTAACAAAATAA
- the hisA gene encoding 1-(5-phosphoribosyl)-5-[(5-phosphoribosylamino)methylideneamino]imidazole-4-carboxamide isomerase: MQIIPAIDIIDGKCVRLTQGDYDQKKIYNEHPLEVAKEFEEAGLQRLHLVDLDGAKAGSVKNWKVLETIAAKTSLMIDFGGGIKKEEDVKIVFNSGAVLATIGSLAVKNEFEFVKWLLTFGADKFLLGADVKEEKIAVSGWLETTDVWIYDFMQKYIGHGVQQIFCTDVSKDGKLEGPSIHLYKNIITKFPKLHFIASGGVSSLKDLEELKEIGCSGAIVGKAIYENRISLTDLKKFIL, translated from the coding sequence ATGCAGATAATTCCGGCAATAGATATTATAGATGGAAAATGTGTTCGCTTAACACAGGGCGATTATGACCAAAAGAAAATATACAATGAACATCCTTTAGAAGTAGCTAAAGAGTTTGAAGAGGCAGGATTGCAGCGTTTGCATCTTGTAGATCTTGATGGTGCAAAAGCAGGTTCTGTAAAGAACTGGAAAGTATTGGAAACAATTGCTGCGAAAACATCTTTGATGATTGACTTTGGTGGTGGTATAAAAAAAGAAGAAGATGTAAAAATTGTTTTCAATTCCGGTGCCGTTCTCGCAACGATTGGAAGCCTTGCTGTAAAGAATGAATTTGAATTTGTAAAATGGTTGCTCACATTTGGTGCAGATAAATTTTTACTTGGCGCAGATGTTAAAGAAGAAAAAATTGCAGTAAGTGGCTGGCTTGAAACAACAGATGTTTGGATCTATGACTTTATGCAGAAGTACATTGGTCATGGTGTGCAGCAAATATTCTGCACAGATGTAAGCAAAGATGGAAAGCTTGAAGGCCCGTCAATTCACTTATACAAAAACATAATTACAAAATTTCCTAAACTGCATTTTATTGCAAGCGGTGGGGTAAGCTCACTTAAAGATTTAGAAGAGTTGAAAGAGATCGGCTGTAGCGGTGCTATTGTTGGTAAAGCCATTTATGAAAACAGAATTTCGCTAACCGATTTAAAAAAGTTCATACTATGA
- the hisF gene encoding imidazole glycerol phosphate synthase subunit HisF codes for MNLTETNEQVSGSPFRGRRGLCKRIIPCLDIKDGRTVKGTNFVDLRDAGDPVELGALYAQQGADELVFLDITATFEKRKTLSELVNKISHHINIPFTVGGGISSVKDVSVLLQNGADKISVNTAAFKRPALIRELEKDFGSQCVVLAIDTKKEADGEWYVYLNGGRTKTEMKCIDWSRQAVDLGAGEILLTSMNHDGTKQGFALDITHTLSTTLPVPVIASGGGGTMQHFVDVFENAKADAALAASIFHFKEVGIPELKEYLANHHINVRI; via the coding sequence ATGAATCTGACAGAAACTAATGAACAGGTTTCAGGTTCCCCCTTTAGGGGGCGGAGGGGGCTTTGCAAACGCATCATACCATGCCTTGATATAAAAGATGGACGCACTGTCAAAGGCACCAACTTTGTCGATCTTCGTGATGCAGGCGATCCTGTTGAACTTGGTGCATTGTATGCACAACAAGGCGCCGACGAGCTGGTATTTCTTGATATTACGGCAACTTTTGAAAAACGAAAAACACTTAGCGAACTGGTAAACAAAATTTCACATCACATCAATATTCCATTTACTGTAGGCGGGGGTATTTCCTCAGTTAAAGATGTTAGTGTGTTGCTCCAAAATGGCGCTGATAAAATCTCTGTTAACACCGCAGCTTTCAAACGCCCTGCATTAATAAGAGAACTGGAAAAAGATTTTGGCAGCCAATGTGTAGTACTTGCGATTGATACAAAAAAAGAAGCAGACGGCGAATGGTATGTATATCTCAACGGAGGCAGAACGAAAACTGAAATGAAATGTATTGATTGGTCAAGGCAGGCAGTTGATCTTGGCGCAGGAGAAATTCTCTTAACTTCCATGAATCATGACGGAACGAAGCAAGGCTTTGCATTGGATATTACCCATACACTTTCCACAACACTTCCTGTCCCTGTGATTGCAAGCGGGGGTGGTGGAACAATGCAGCACTTCGTAGATGTTTTTGAAAATGCAAAAGCAGATGCAGCTTTAGCAGCCAGCATTTTTCATTTTAAAGAAGTAGGAATTCCTGAATTGAAAGAGTATTTAGCAAATCACCATATAAATGTGAGGATATGA